The Streptomyces sp. NBC_01298 genome contains the following window.
CGGCCGGGTCGCCCTTGGGCTCCTCGAACGCTCCGGTGTCCGCAGCCACTGACCCGCCCCCGCCTGCTCGTCCGCGGCCTTCCGCCGCTGCCCTACCGCGACTATGCCACTGGTTCCGCGTACGAAAGGAGGGCCCGCCCGAGCAGCGGTCTTCAGGGAATCGTCCCCATTGATGCTTGACCGATCAACCTTCGGCACGTAACTTCTACCGCACCAACTCGTGAGCCACTGGAAGGGGGCGAAGCCGGATGTCCACCATCTCCGCACCGCTTCGCCTCACCCACCAGACCGCTTGGGCTCCGGGTCGAGTAGCACACGGCTGCTGAAGCGGCCCTTCCCCGGCGTGCCCTCTCGTGGCCCCGGCGGTTTTTCGTACCACCCTCTCCTTCACCACCCCTGCCACTCTTACGGCACTTCGTTGCGTGCCGATTTGTCGCGCTCCCGGTTATCGAGCCGCGACCACAACGAGAAAGCTCCTGCACATGGCGACTAGGACAGTCCGATCGAACGCGCCCCGAAACGGGGACGTACCGTGGTAGCGGCGCGCATCACGGTCAACGGGAAAGAAACACCGATCGCTCCGGCAGCGGCCCACACCACGGTGCTGGACTTCCTGCGCGACCGCGGCCTGACCGGCACCAAGGAGGGCTGCGCCGAGGGTGAGTGCGGCGCCTGTTCGGTGCTCGTGGCCCGGCCCGGGGTGAACAAGCCCACCGACTGGGTGGCGGTCAACGCCTGCCTGGTTCCGGCCCTGGCGCTCGACGGTCAGGAGGTCGTCACCTCCGAGGGCCTCGCCACCGTCGACGCGTCCGGCGCGGCCACCGCGCTGCATCCCGTACAGGAGGAGATGGCCGTCCGCGGCGGCTCCCAATGCGGTTACTGCACACCGGGGTTCATCTGCAGCATGGCCTCCGAGTACTACCGGCCGGACCGCTGCGCACACGCGGACGCGACCGGGGACCCGGCCGCGACTGGGCACCCGGCCGAGGCCGCGGACACGGCTCATGACGCCGACTCCGAACACGGTCCGAACGGTTTCGACCTGCACGCGCTGAGCGGGAACCTCTGCCGCTGCACCGGCTACCGACCCATCCGTGACGCGGCGTTCGCCGTGGGCGCGCCCGCCGAGGACGATGTCCTGGCGCAACGGCGCGAGCAGTCCCCGCCGGAGGCCGCCGCCACCGAATACACCCAGGACGACAGGGTGTTCCTGCGGCCCGGCACCCTGGCGGAGACGGTGCGGCTGCTCCGCGAGCGGCCCGGGGCCGTGGTGGTCGCCGGCAGCACCGACTGGGGCGTGGAGGTGAACATCCGCTCCCGCCGGGCTGATTGTGTGGTCGCCGTCGACCGGCTGCCCGAACTGCGGGAGCTGCGCGTCGAGTCCGATCACATCGAGATCGGAGCGGCTCAGACGCTCACCGAGATCGAACGCCGCCTCGACGGCAGCGTCCCGCTCCTGGCCGAACTGTTCCCGCAGTTCGCGTCCCGGCTCATCCGCAACAGCGCGACCCTCGGCGGCAACCTCGGTACCGGCTCCCCCATCGGCGACAGCCCGCCCGTGCTGCTCGCGCTGGAGGCCTCGCTGCTGCTGGCCGGCGCCGACGGCGAGCGCGAGGTCCCGCTCGCCGACTACTTCACCGGCTACCGGCAGAGCGTGCGCCGCCCCGGCGAGCTGATCCGCGCGGTGCGCGTCCCGCTGCCGCTGTCGCCGGTCACGGCCTTCCACAAGATCGCCAAGCGGCGCTTCGACGACATCTCCAGCGTGGCGGTCGCCTTCGCCCTCGACATCGAGGACGGGATCGTCCGCAAGGCGCGCATCGGCCTGGGCGGCGTGGCCGCCACTCCGATCCGCGCCCTCACCACCGAGGCCGCCCTGGAGGGCAAGGCCTGGACGGCCGAGACCGTCGAGGCCGCGGCCCGGGTCCTGCGGGCCGAGGGCACCCCGATGGACGACCACCGCGCCAGCGCCCTCTACCGCTCCGCGATGCTCGGCCAGAGCCTGAACAAGCTGTACGCGCAAACCACCGAGGCGGTGTCGTCATGAGCCAGTTGTCCGAGCGTCCCGAAAAGCCCGTCGTCGGTCTGTCGATGCCGCACGAGAGTGCGAACCTGCACGTCACCGGAGCGGCGCTCTACACCGACGACCTGATCCACCGCACCAAGGGCGTCCTGCACGCCTACCCGGTCCAGGTGATGAAGGCCCACGGCAGGATCACGGCGCTGCGCACCGAGCCCGCGCTCGCCGTGCCGGGCGTGGTCCGCGTACTGACCGGGGCCGACGTGCCCGGCGTCAACGACGCCGGGATGAAGCACGACGAACCGCTGTTCCCCGACACGGTCATGTTCCACGGCCACGCGGTCGCCTGGGTCCTGGGCGAGAGCGTGGAGGCGGCCCGGCTCGGTGCGGCGGCGGTCGAGGTGGAACTCGACGAAAGGCCGTCCGTGATCACCTTGCGGGAGGCCATCGAGACCGGGAGCTTCCACGGCGCCCGGCCCCGGATGGAGACCGGTGATGTCGGCGCCGGCTTCGAGGACTCCGCGCACGTGTTCACCGGGGAGTTCCAGTTCTCCGACCAGGAACACTTCTATCTCGAAACGCACGCGGCGCTCGCCCTCCTGGACGAGAACGGGCAGATGTTCGTCCAGAGCAGCACCCAGCACCCCTCGGAGACGCAGGAGATCGTCGCCCACGTACTCGGCCTGCACAGCCACGAGGTGACCGTGCAGTGCCTGCGGATGGGCGGCGGCTTCGGCGGCAAGGAGATGCAGCCGCACGGATTCGCGGCCGTCGCCGCGCTCGGCGCCAAGCTCACCGGCCGGCCGGTCCGGGTACGGCTCAACCGGACCCAGGACCTGACCATGTCCGGCAAGCGCCACGGGTTCCACGCCACGTGGAAGATCGGCTTCGACACCGAGGGCCGCATCCAGGCCCTGGACGCCACCCTGACCGCCGACGGCGGCTGGAGCCTGGACCTGTCCGAGCCCGTGGTGGCCCGCGCGCTCTGCCACATCGACAACACCTACTGGATCCCCAACGCCCGCGTCGCCGGCCGCATCGCCAAGACCAACAAGGTCTCCAACACGGCCTTCCGCGGCTTCGGCGGACCCCAGGGCATGCTGGTGATCGAGGACATCATGGGCCGGTGCGCGCCGCTGCTCGGCCTGGATCCGATGGAGCTGCGCGAGCGCAACTTCTACCGGCAGGGCCAGTCGACGCCGTACGGGCAGCCGGTCCCCCACCCCGAGCGGATCTCCGCCATCTGGCGGCAGGTCCGGGAGGACGCCGCCCTGGCCGATCGGGGGCGCGAGATCGCGGCCTTCAACGCCGCGCACCCGCACACCAAGCGGGCGCTGGCGATGACCGGGATCAAGTTCGGCATCTCCTTCAACCTCACCGCCTTCAACCAGGCCGGTGCGCTGGTGCTGGTCTACAAGGACGGCTCCGTCCTGATCAACCACGGCGGCACCGAGATGGGCCAGGGCCTGCACACCAAGATGCTGCAGGTGGCCGCGACCACGCTCGGCATCCCGCTGCACAAGGTACGGCTGGCCCCGACGCGCACCGACAAGGTGCCCAACACCTCGGCGACCGCCGCCAGTGCGGGGGCGGACCTCAACGGCGCCGCCGTGAAGAACGCCTGCGAGCAGATCCGCGAGCGGCTGCTCCAGGTGGCCGGCACGCAGCTGGGTACGAACGCCTCGGACGTGCGCATCATCGAGGGCGTCGCGCGCGCCCTGGGCATCGACAAGGAGCTGGCCTGGGACGACCTGGTCCGCACCGCGTACTTCCAGCGGGTCCAGCTCTCGGCGGCCGGCTTCTACCGGACCGAGGGCCTGCACTGGGACGCGAAGGCGTTCCACGGCTCGCCGTTCAAGTACTTCTCCTACGGGGCCGCCGCGACCGAGGTGGAAGTGGACGGCTTCACCGGTGCGTACCGGATCCGGCGCGTGGACATCGTCCACGACGTCGGCGACAGCCTCTCGCCGATGATCGACATCGGTCAGGTCGAGGGCGGTTTCGTCCAGGGCGCGGGCTGGCTGACGCTGGAGGACATGCGCTGGGACTCCGGCGACGGCCCGAACCGCGGTCGCCTGCTGACCCAGGCCGCGAGCACCTACAAGCTGCCGAGCTTCTCCGAGATGCCCGAGGAGTTCAACGTCAGGCTGATGGAGAACGCCACGGAGGAGGGCGCGGTCTACGGCTCCAAGGCGGTCGGTGAGCCCCCGCTGATGCTGGCCTTCTCGGTACGGGAGGCCCTGCGGCAGGCGGCCGCGGAGTTCGGGCCCGCCGGAATCAGCGTGGAGCTCGCCTCGCCGGCCACACCGGAAGCGGTGTACTGGGCGATCGAAGGAGCCCGCCGGGGCGGGCGGGCCTCCAAGGGCAACGGGGTCCTCTCCGATGCCGATGCCGATGGCGGTACCGGTGCCGATGCCGATGCAAGCGCCTTGAGCAATGTCTGACATGAGCTGGGTCGCCGCGGTCGCGCGGTTGCGGGCACGCCGGGAACCCGGCGTGCTCGTGACCGTAGCGACCGTGCGCGGCCACGCGCCCCGCCGGGCCGGTGCCAAGCTGGTCGTGGGGCGGACCGAGACCTGGGGGTCGATCGGCGGGGGCAACATCGAGGCCGTCGCCATCGACCGGGCCCGCGAGCTGTGCGGCGCGGCCGATCCGCAGACGGAGCTGATGGAGTTCGCCCTGAACGACAAGGTCACCAGCCGGCACGGCGTGCAGTGCTGCGGCGGAGCCGTCACGGTGCTGCTCGAACCGCTGCCGGTGGTCCAGGCGGTGGCCGTCTTCGGCGTCGGGCACGTCGGGCTGGAACTGGCCCGGATCCTGGCCCGTCAGGACCTCGACCTGCACCTCGTCGACAGCCGCCCCGACATGCTGACCGAGGAGCGGCTCGGTGTGCTGGCCGACGCGGTGGCGCAGGTCCACGTCCACCACACCCCGCTGCTGCCGGAGACGGTGCTCGGGGAGCTGCCGCCCGGCTCCCACGTGCTGATCATGACGCACGATCACGCCGAGGACGCCGCGCTGTGCGACGCCGCCCTGCGCACCGACGGTCTCGGCTCGATCGGTCTGATCGGCTCGTCCGCGAAGTGGTCGCGGTTCCGGCAGCGCCTGGCCACGGAGGGCGGTCATGACGCCGGCACCATCGACCGGATCACGAGCCCGATCGGACTGACCGAGATCACGGGCAAGGAGCCCGCCACGATCGCGGTGAGCGTCGCGGCGGACCTGCTCCGCACCTTCGAACAGGACCGGCACTGGGCGGTCCCTAACACCCTTGCCGAGGTGCCGTACCCCACGGTCGCCGGCAGCGCGTGAGCCCTCGCGGGCGCACGCGCCGCCGGCGGCCGGGCCGGGCCGGGTGGTTGCGTACGCTCAGTTCGCGGCGGCCCGCGCCGGGCGCCTGAGCAGGTAGCCGGCCGCGGCCAGGACGAGCACCGCCATACAGGCGATGAACACCAGTCCCGCGCCCTCCAGCCCGAGGGGTCCCTCCAGTAGGCCCACCCCGATCACGGGCAGCGAGATGCCCGTGTACGCCACCAGGAACAGCGTGGAGATCACGGCCGCCCGCTGATCGGCGGGAGACGCCCCGGCCACCGCGGACAGGGCCCCGCGGAAGGCCAGCCCCTGCCCGAGCCCGCCGACGAGGGCGCTCAGCACCACCAGCGCCAGCAGGTCCCACCACAGCGCGCCCGCGAGCAGCGCCAGTCCGGCGAGGAGCACGGCGCACCCCAGCGGCAGGGACCGCTCGACCCCGACGCGGCCGACGGCCAGCTGCCCGGCGGTGGAGGCGAAGAAGGCCAGGGCGACCACCAGCCCGCTCACGGCCCGGTTGTGCACGTCCAGGGACTCCGCGAGGAACGCCGGGCTGACGGAGGTGAACACCCCGAACAGGGCGAAGCCCACGAACGCGGCGGTCGCGGCCGGCCCGAACACCGCCCGCACCTGTGGGGGCAGCGCGGGCCGCTGCGGTCGTACGGTGCTGAGCGCCCGGCGCTCGCGCACGGTCTCCGGGAGGAGCAGCAGGACGACGGCCGCGGCCGCCACGAGCCCGAGGTGCACCACGAACGGCAGGTACAGCGGCCAGGAGGCGTACTGCGCGAGGACCCCGGCGAGCAGTGGGCCGCAGCCCAGTCCGCCCATGTTGGCGGCCGTCGCGACGAAGGTGGCCCGTGAGGCGCCGCCGGGCGGTGCCAGCTCCATCACGTACGCCGTGGCGGCCCCGGTGAACAGGCCGGCGGACAGACCGGACAGCAGCCGTCCCGCGTACAGCCAGGGCATCCCGTCGGCGCACAGGAAGCAGACGGCGCTCGCCGCGGCGAAGCCCAGTCCCGCCAGCAGCACCGGCCGCCGGCCCACGGCGTCGGAGGCGTTGCCCGCCAGCAGCAGGACGCCGATCACCCCGAAGGCGTACACGGCGTACACCACGGTCACCATCAGCGCGGAGAAGCCGAACTTCTCCTGGTAGAGCCCGTAGAGGGGGGTCGGCAGCGTGGTGCCGGCCATGCAGACGGCGAACACCGCCCCGCTCAGCAGGGTCGGGCTCCACCCTTGTCGATCAAGGTCCATGCCGCCGACCGTATCCCGTGGGGAGCCCGGGGCCCGCGTCAGTACACCAGCTTGTAGGTCACGTCCTTGGGGACGGGTTCCGGTGCGGTGTCGGTGTAGAGGAGCCGGATCGTGGTGAAGCGCCGCAGGTCGGGGTGGTCGGGCCAGGGCTGTGGATCGCCCAGGGTCACCGTGACCGGGTAGGCGCGGAAGCGGCCGGCCGCGCAGTACGGGCGGCAGTCGTTCACCATGTCGGTGCCGGTGGCCGTGGCGCTGCGCGGACCCCAGGTGTTCCAGCGGAGCCCGACGAGCCGGTTGTTCCCGTCGCCACAGGCGAGGAGGTACTCGGCGGGGCGCATCTGGGCCTGCGAGGAGCAGTCGACGACCACGACCGGATCCTGGGCCGGGTCCCGGGCCGGGTGGGCGACACCGGCGCCGGTGCGTGCGGACGAGGTCGCGGAGGCCGGGAGCACGGCGGCCGTCATCGCCGCCACCGCGCACAGCAGGGTGGCCGTCCGCACCGTGCGCCGGGATGCGTGTGCGGGGCGGCCACCTGCGGAAACGTTCACGGAAGACCTTCCTTGCCCTTGCCGCTCTGCCCGGCACCGGCACCACCGGGGTCTTCCCAGCTTCCCCCATGGGGGTGCGGCGCGCACCCGCGGGAACCGCGGGCGCACAGCTCACCTGCACAGCCTCACTTGCGCAGCAGGGCGCAGACGAAGTCCTCCTGGACCTCCCGGACCTGTTCGAGCAGGTCGGGGTTGATGGTGAGGGAGGTCTGCGTGGTGATCGAGAAGGTCAGCGAGCGCCGGCCGTCCGCCGTGGCCGCGACGAGCTGCGTGTAACCGGCCGTGTTGCCGGTGTGGCCGTAGACCGTTCCGCAGCGGGTGGTGTAGCGGAAGATCGCCAGGCCCGCCTCGGTGCGGCCGGGGCCGGGGGGCTGGGACAGGGCGCCCGGGATGAACCGGAACTGCTGGCGCCGGGTGCGCTCCGAGACGAGGGCGCCGCCCGCGTAGCCCCTGATGAACGCGGTCAGGTCCTTCGGCGTCGAGACGATCCCTCCGGACGCCCAGGCTCCCGAGGCGCCCACGGCCTCGCTGACGTCGACGGGTCCTTCGTCCGGATCGATCTGGTATCCGTGCAGGAAGGGGGTGGGCAGCCGGTAGCCCTGGGGCAGGCTCGTGGCCCGCAGGCCCAGCGGCTCGTAGACGAGCTCGCGCAGCAGCGTCTCGTACCGGCGTCCGGTGGCGGCCTCGGCCATGAGGGCGACGGCGATGTTGTCGGAGTTGGAGTACGCGTAGCGGCTGCCCGGCGGGAAGCCGAGGTCCTCGTCGGCGACGAAGTCCAGCAGGCGGCGGGAGTCGAAGCGGTGCCGGGGGTCCTCGGAGATGATGTCGATGAACCCCTGGGAGGACGAGTAGTCCGGCAATCCACTGGTGTGATTGAGAAGTTGACGGAGCGTCACGTCGTGCCAGGCTTCCGGCTGCCCGGGCAGCACCTCGCCGATCGTGTCGTCGAGCCGCAGCCGGCCGCGGTCGACCAGGACGAGGGCCACCGCTCCGCTGAAGGCCTTGGCGACGCTGGCGATCCGCATGTGGTCCGTGGCCCGCGGCGGCCGGCCGCTCCGCACGTCGGCCACGCCCGCCCGGTAGACCTCCGCACGGTCGCCGTCGCGCAGGACGGCGATGACCCCCGGGGGCCCGTCGGGCCGCTCGACCAGCTCCCGCAGCTCCTGGTGGAGCGCGGCCCCGGGAGGCGGATTGCGGTCCGCTCCGGCCTGGGCGGGCTGCACGGTGACGGCGAGCAGGGCGCCGCACGCGGCGGTGGCGGCGGCCAGGCGCAGCGACGGACGGATCCGACCGGAGTGGCCGTGCGGGCGTCGGGACACGGAGGTACCTCCCGGGGAAGACGGACGCGGTGGCCCACCATGGCAGGGCCCCCACCACCTCCGGCGGCGACACGGCCGCAGGCCGGTGAGCCGTGGCCCATCCGGCCCTGCCGGGCTCGCGCGGCGCCGGCCCGGCTACCAGACCGGAATGGGCGCGGGCGCCTCCGTGCCGAGGTCCGGTGCGTCGCGGAGTTC
Protein-coding sequences here:
- a CDS encoding xanthine dehydrogenase small subunit, which encodes MVAARITVNGKETPIAPAAAHTTVLDFLRDRGLTGTKEGCAEGECGACSVLVARPGVNKPTDWVAVNACLVPALALDGQEVVTSEGLATVDASGAATALHPVQEEMAVRGGSQCGYCTPGFICSMASEYYRPDRCAHADATGDPAATGHPAEAADTAHDADSEHGPNGFDLHALSGNLCRCTGYRPIRDAAFAVGAPAEDDVLAQRREQSPPEAAATEYTQDDRVFLRPGTLAETVRLLRERPGAVVVAGSTDWGVEVNIRSRRADCVVAVDRLPELRELRVESDHIEIGAAQTLTEIERRLDGSVPLLAELFPQFASRLIRNSATLGGNLGTGSPIGDSPPVLLALEASLLLAGADGEREVPLADYFTGYRQSVRRPGELIRAVRVPLPLSPVTAFHKIAKRRFDDISSVAVAFALDIEDGIVRKARIGLGGVAATPIRALTTEAALEGKAWTAETVEAAARVLRAEGTPMDDHRASALYRSAMLGQSLNKLYAQTTEAVSS
- the xdhB gene encoding xanthine dehydrogenase molybdopterin binding subunit — translated: MSQLSERPEKPVVGLSMPHESANLHVTGAALYTDDLIHRTKGVLHAYPVQVMKAHGRITALRTEPALAVPGVVRVLTGADVPGVNDAGMKHDEPLFPDTVMFHGHAVAWVLGESVEAARLGAAAVEVELDERPSVITLREAIETGSFHGARPRMETGDVGAGFEDSAHVFTGEFQFSDQEHFYLETHAALALLDENGQMFVQSSTQHPSETQEIVAHVLGLHSHEVTVQCLRMGGGFGGKEMQPHGFAAVAALGAKLTGRPVRVRLNRTQDLTMSGKRHGFHATWKIGFDTEGRIQALDATLTADGGWSLDLSEPVVARALCHIDNTYWIPNARVAGRIAKTNKVSNTAFRGFGGPQGMLVIEDIMGRCAPLLGLDPMELRERNFYRQGQSTPYGQPVPHPERISAIWRQVREDAALADRGREIAAFNAAHPHTKRALAMTGIKFGISFNLTAFNQAGALVLVYKDGSVLINHGGTEMGQGLHTKMLQVAATTLGIPLHKVRLAPTRTDKVPNTSATAASAGADLNGAAVKNACEQIRERLLQVAGTQLGTNASDVRIIEGVARALGIDKELAWDDLVRTAYFQRVQLSAAGFYRTEGLHWDAKAFHGSPFKYFSYGAAATEVEVDGFTGAYRIRRVDIVHDVGDSLSPMIDIGQVEGGFVQGAGWLTLEDMRWDSGDGPNRGRLLTQAASTYKLPSFSEMPEEFNVRLMENATEEGAVYGSKAVGEPPLMLAFSVREALRQAAAEFGPAGISVELASPATPEAVYWAIEGARRGGRASKGNGVLSDADADGGTGADADASALSNV
- the xdhC gene encoding xanthine dehydrogenase accessory protein XdhC yields the protein MSWVAAVARLRARREPGVLVTVATVRGHAPRRAGAKLVVGRTETWGSIGGGNIEAVAIDRARELCGAADPQTELMEFALNDKVTSRHGVQCCGGAVTVLLEPLPVVQAVAVFGVGHVGLELARILARQDLDLHLVDSRPDMLTEERLGVLADAVAQVHVHHTPLLPETVLGELPPGSHVLIMTHDHAEDAALCDAALRTDGLGSIGLIGSSAKWSRFRQRLATEGGHDAGTIDRITSPIGLTEITGKEPATIAVSVAADLLRTFEQDRHWAVPNTLAEVPYPTVAGSA
- a CDS encoding MFS transporter; its protein translation is MDLDRQGWSPTLLSGAVFAVCMAGTTLPTPLYGLYQEKFGFSALMVTVVYAVYAFGVIGVLLLAGNASDAVGRRPVLLAGLGFAAASAVCFLCADGMPWLYAGRLLSGLSAGLFTGAATAYVMELAPPGGASRATFVATAANMGGLGCGPLLAGVLAQYASWPLYLPFVVHLGLVAAAAVVLLLLPETVRERRALSTVRPQRPALPPQVRAVFGPAATAAFVGFALFGVFTSVSPAFLAESLDVHNRAVSGLVVALAFFASTAGQLAVGRVGVERSLPLGCAVLLAGLALLAGALWWDLLALVVLSALVGGLGQGLAFRGALSAVAGASPADQRAAVISTLFLVAYTGISLPVIGVGLLEGPLGLEGAGLVFIACMAVLVLAAAGYLLRRPARAAAN
- a CDS encoding serine hydrolase domain-containing protein, giving the protein MSRRPHGHSGRIRPSLRLAAATAACGALLAVTVQPAQAGADRNPPPGAALHQELRELVERPDGPPGVIAVLRDGDRAEVYRAGVADVRSGRPPRATDHMRIASVAKAFSGAVALVLVDRGRLRLDDTIGEVLPGQPEAWHDVTLRQLLNHTSGLPDYSSSQGFIDIISEDPRHRFDSRRLLDFVADEDLGFPPGSRYAYSNSDNIAVALMAEAATGRRYETLLRELVYEPLGLRATSLPQGYRLPTPFLHGYQIDPDEGPVDVSEAVGASGAWASGGIVSTPKDLTAFIRGYAGGALVSERTRRQQFRFIPGALSQPPGPGRTEAGLAIFRYTTRCGTVYGHTGNTAGYTQLVAATADGRRSLTFSITTQTSLTINPDLLEQVREVQEDFVCALLRK